The Pseudomonas berkeleyensis genome includes a region encoding these proteins:
- a CDS encoding peptide transporter yields MTDEKFSLEHFEQLCYSRQHEAAARELIRLLLIIDRHYGKLSGQFVLSVSPAISAADLEAHVLTRITSAITTLFSDPGFQISPTGFDQLINFQRWLSSLFAASAFVNADHILRALNLYGGEDGRFEVAPTELVKFCVLYSSESQLPLDVELLWQQNRTLTVALCMALLSPRFLGTPAAHSKREALLAWLPERLDSLDSLDQLPVAIIHDVYMHCSYADLPQRHRIKRSICRLVERKLAHNGIDSLPVTAPRTASGKRKMLVVLEWFSGGHSIYRTHSRTLEAARQHFDLHAVGYASNVDDLGRTVFDAFTELSAPNDLLACVRQVRELTAELQPQVLYMPSVGMFPLTLFLANLRLAPLQVAALGHPATTGSRHIDYISVEEDFVGDPACFDEKLLLLPSDGQPYRPSAIPVELSLPERYDGDEVAIAIAATTMKLNPRFLQACQQIVQLTQGQYGKRVRFHFLIGQAQGLLYPQLQRLIRRYLPDARIYPHQPYQDYLGAFSRCDLFLSPFPFGNTNGIIDALTVGLPGVCKTGAEVFEHIDEGLLRRAGLPDWLIADSVEDYITAAARLAGDFTERQPLYRYLADGQPLQHLFEGRPEVFGERLLELLDD; encoded by the coding sequence ATGACCGACGAGAAGTTTTCCCTCGAACACTTCGAGCAGCTCTGCTACTCGCGCCAGCATGAGGCGGCCGCACGCGAGCTGATCCGCCTGCTGCTGATCATCGACCGCCACTACGGCAAGCTTTCCGGCCAGTTCGTGCTCTCGGTATCGCCGGCGATTTCCGCGGCGGATCTCGAAGCCCATGTACTGACGCGCATCACCAGCGCGATCACCACGCTGTTTTCCGACCCCGGCTTCCAGATCAGCCCCACCGGTTTCGATCAACTGATCAACTTCCAGCGCTGGCTGTCCTCGCTGTTCGCCGCCAGCGCCTTCGTCAACGCCGACCATATCCTGCGCGCGCTCAACCTGTATGGCGGTGAAGACGGCCGGTTCGAAGTGGCGCCGACAGAGCTGGTGAAGTTCTGCGTGCTCTATTCGTCCGAGTCGCAGCTGCCGCTGGACGTGGAACTGCTCTGGCAACAGAACCGCACCCTGACCGTGGCGCTGTGCATGGCGCTGCTATCACCGCGCTTTCTCGGTACACCCGCCGCGCATTCCAAGCGTGAGGCACTGCTGGCCTGGCTGCCGGAACGACTGGACAGCCTCGATAGCCTGGATCAGTTGCCGGTGGCGATCATTCATGACGTCTACATGCACTGCAGTTACGCCGACCTGCCACAGCGCCATCGCATCAAGCGCTCCATCTGCCGCCTGGTCGAACGCAAACTGGCGCACAACGGCATCGACTCGCTGCCGGTGACCGCACCTCGCACTGCCTCCGGCAAGCGCAAGATGCTGGTGGTGCTGGAGTGGTTCTCCGGTGGCCATTCGATCTACCGCACCCACTCCAGAACGCTCGAAGCCGCTCGGCAGCACTTCGACCTGCATGCCGTGGGCTATGCCAGCAACGTCGACGATCTGGGACGCACGGTGTTCGACGCGTTCACCGAGCTGAGCGCACCGAACGATCTGCTGGCCTGCGTACGCCAGGTGCGTGAGCTGACCGCCGAGCTGCAACCGCAGGTGCTGTACATGCCCAGCGTGGGCATGTTCCCGCTCACCCTGTTTCTCGCCAACCTACGTTTGGCACCGTTGCAAGTCGCTGCACTGGGGCACCCGGCGACTACCGGCTCGCGGCATATCGACTACATCAGCGTCGAAGAGGATTTCGTCGGTGATCCGGCCTGTTTCGACGAGAAGCTGCTTCTGCTGCCCAGCGACGGCCAACCCTACCGCCCCTCGGCCATCCCCGTGGAGCTTTCACTGCCCGAGCGTTACGACGGTGACGAGGTGGCCATCGCCATCGCCGCCACCACCATGAAGCTCAACCCGCGCTTTCTGCAGGCCTGCCAGCAGATCGTCCAGCTTACTCAAGGTCAGTACGGCAAGCGGGTGCGCTTTCATTTTCTCATCGGCCAGGCGCAAGGCCTGCTCTACCCGCAACTACAGCGTCTGATACGGCGCTACCTGCCCGATGCACGAATCTACCCGCACCAGCCCTACCAGGACTATCTAGGCGCCTTCAGTCGTTGCGACCTGTTCCTCAGCCCGTTTCCGTTCGGCAATACCAACGGCATCATCGATGCGCTGACTGTCGGCCTGCCGGGTGTGTGCAAGACCGGTGCGGAGGTGTTCGAACATATCGATGAAGGGCTGCTGCGCCGCGCCGGCCTGCCCGACTGGCTGATCGCCGATAGCGTCGAGGACTACATCACGGCCGCCGCACGCCTGGCCGGAGACTTCACCGAGCGCCAGCCACTTTACCGCTACCTGGCGGATGGACAGCCGTTACAGCACCTGTTCGAAGGCCGGCCCGAGGTGTTCGGTGAACGGTTGCTGGAGTTGCTGGACGACTGA
- a CDS encoding beta strand repeat-containing protein: MNNKNARRGRRPQLPSLKPLSYAVLCVMHGLMPLHAMALDNNALPSNGQITAGSGSISQSGNVLDVNQNSQKLIATWDTFNVGRDATVNFHQPGASSVALNRVLSSDASQIMGQINANGQVYLINPTGVLFGSSAAVNVGGLVASALDIADNDFMAGRLQFDGKGAGGAVINQGTIRAADGGSVALLGAQVRNEGTVVAKMGSVVLGGGEKITLDYHGDGLINMQVDEAVIDASVVNQGLLQANGGTVIMSARASDAMLSKVVNNEGVIEASSLQQRNGRIVLDGGDSGVVASSGVLDVSGRNAGERGGEVTMTGEYVGLFDDARIDASGDAGGGTVLLGGDYQGTGPLQHASATHMGKDARIEADALNSGDGGKVILWATDSTQFHGNISVIGGGEGGNGGFVETSAHALDATGRVNLSAASGKGGTWLLDPYNINITSGASSGTSSESPFTPNAGGSSTLSSATLNASLSEGANIIVQTSSGPGTSGDINVLDNVQAQGNASLTLIAHRNVNMTGTSITHADGATLNVSLLSNFNNSGNGSVALNNATIRTNGGDLTISGAVDPSGSFASTNVSSGTGVLIRSSLIDTNGGDVTIRGATSASLAAGSSATAMNISASTIDAGGGDINITAVQASSSGTGDAFILHGGSNLLTEGAGSIDISADNLGSGNGTRLFSTSNTIAASGSGNVTLSGNAVSGFGVLICSTGSSSTQNIGVGSGTLTVKANSQSGRALYLAAAGDGAINLTASASGRIVLAGDSGGSYGTVLNVTGAGASINLLSDGDITVEGNSSGGTTPSLGLITAGSGSNINIASTAGNVRLAADNSVINTGSGSFRALFLDASGSNSAIRVGTQSGNLTLEGNSISGRGVDLAPSGSGAAIELSTTTGDIQINGNSTSSFGGYGIFLNSSGSSQGVSITTQTGDITLRGDSVGTSDAIALGGSGQASTNRIASQGGNILLDGHFHSPDTSELDHGIALLSVTNIIQTTGNGNVTLIGRSTGSGDGVDFYSNGNNLLSVENGKLSITGQADNANGLSVLTGQTELRATGSGSISLDGYSRTGNGIHFYPSSNGSSVTIASNSGDISLNGRTDGGSEASGVFIRSGSNSISLSSASGDIKVSGRGENGASGITFNGTSSGSNSLLTGAGGNLTLEAFSRGGTALNFVSGNNRLGVQNGILLIDAQAPGGTYIANDSDNTSIGASGSGAVVYRLGGLINASILGSDGEATRRHLQQQIAGSAWSQVLYPDYRQTPLAPRIDLIDLDLSQLQAAAPSEN; this comes from the coding sequence GTGAACAATAAAAACGCCCGTCGCGGCCGTCGTCCGCAACTGCCTTCTCTCAAGCCGCTGAGCTACGCCGTGCTGTGCGTGATGCACGGCCTGATGCCGCTGCACGCCATGGCGCTGGACAACAACGCCCTGCCCAGCAACGGCCAGATCACCGCTGGTAGCGGCAGCATCAGCCAGTCCGGAAATGTGCTGGATGTGAACCAGAACAGCCAGAAGCTGATCGCCACCTGGGACACCTTCAATGTCGGCCGTGATGCCACGGTGAATTTTCACCAGCCGGGCGCCTCGTCGGTGGCGCTCAACCGCGTGCTGTCCAGCGACGCCTCGCAGATCATGGGTCAGATCAATGCCAACGGTCAGGTCTATCTGATCAACCCTACTGGTGTGCTGTTCGGCAGCAGCGCCGCGGTCAACGTCGGCGGACTGGTGGCCAGTGCCCTGGACATCGCCGATAACGATTTCATGGCCGGGCGCCTGCAGTTCGATGGCAAGGGCGCAGGCGGTGCGGTGATCAACCAAGGCACCATCCGTGCGGCAGATGGAGGCAGCGTCGCCCTGCTCGGCGCCCAGGTACGCAACGAAGGTACCGTGGTCGCGAAGATGGGCTCGGTGGTGCTCGGCGGCGGCGAGAAAATCACCCTCGACTACCACGGCGACGGCCTGATCAACATGCAGGTCGACGAGGCCGTCATCGATGCCAGCGTGGTCAACCAGGGCCTGCTGCAAGCCAACGGCGGCACCGTGATCATGAGCGCCCGCGCCAGCGACGCCATGCTCAGCAAGGTGGTCAACAACGAAGGCGTGATCGAGGCCAGCAGCCTGCAGCAACGCAATGGCCGTATCGTCCTCGACGGCGGCGACAGCGGCGTGGTGGCCAGCAGCGGCGTGCTCGACGTCTCCGGCCGCAATGCCGGCGAACGCGGCGGCGAAGTGACCATGACCGGCGAATACGTCGGCCTGTTCGACGATGCGCGTATCGACGCAAGCGGCGATGCCGGCGGCGGCACCGTGCTGCTCGGCGGCGACTACCAGGGCACTGGCCCGTTGCAGCACGCCAGTGCCACCCATATGGGCAAGGACGCGCGCATCGAGGCCGACGCGCTCAACAGTGGCGATGGCGGCAAGGTCATTCTCTGGGCCACCGACAGCACTCAGTTCCACGGCAATATCAGCGTCATCGGCGGTGGCGAAGGCGGTAATGGCGGGTTCGTGGAAACCTCAGCTCATGCCCTGGATGCCACCGGCCGCGTCAACCTCAGCGCCGCTTCCGGCAAGGGCGGCACCTGGCTGCTCGACCCGTACAACATCAATATCACCAGCGGCGCCAGCTCCGGCACCTCCAGCGAAAGCCCGTTTACCCCCAACGCCGGCGGCAGCTCGACGCTCAGCTCGGCCACGCTCAATGCGTCCCTGAGCGAGGGTGCCAACATCATCGTGCAGACCTCGTCCGGCCCAGGCACTTCCGGCGACATCAACGTGTTGGACAACGTCCAGGCGCAGGGCAACGCCAGCCTGACGCTGATCGCCCACCGTAACGTCAACATGACCGGCACCAGCATCACCCACGCCGATGGCGCGACGCTGAACGTGTCGCTGCTGTCGAACTTCAATAACAGCGGCAACGGCTCGGTGGCGCTGAACAACGCGACCATCCGCACCAACGGTGGCGACCTGACCATCAGCGGCGCGGTCGACCCGAGCGGCTCGTTCGCCAGCACCAACGTCAGCAGCGGCACCGGGGTGTTGATCCGCTCCAGCCTGATCGACACCAACGGCGGCGACGTCACCATTCGCGGCGCCACCTCTGCCAGCCTCGCTGCCGGCTCCAGCGCTACCGCGATGAACATCTCCGCCAGCACCATCGATGCAGGCGGCGGCGATATCAACATCACCGCCGTGCAGGCCAGCAGCAGCGGCACCGGTGATGCGTTCATCCTGCATGGCGGCAGCAACCTGCTGACCGAGGGCGCTGGCTCCATCGACATCAGCGCCGACAACCTGGGTTCGGGCAACGGCACGCGTCTGTTCAGCACCAGCAACACCATCGCTGCCAGCGGCTCGGGCAACGTCACCCTCAGTGGCAATGCCGTCTCCGGCTTCGGCGTGCTGATCTGCTCCACCGGCAGCAGCTCGACGCAGAACATCGGTGTCGGCAGCGGCACCCTGACGGTCAAAGCCAACAGCCAGAGTGGCCGCGCGCTGTACCTGGCGGCCGCAGGCGATGGTGCGATCAACCTGACCGCCAGTGCCTCCGGCAGGATCGTGCTGGCCGGCGACAGTGGCGGCAGCTATGGCACGGTACTCAACGTCACCGGTGCCGGGGCCTCGATCAACCTGCTCAGCGACGGCGACATCACCGTCGAAGGCAACAGCTCCGGCGGCACCACGCCTTCGCTGGGCCTGATCACCGCCGGCAGTGGCAGCAACATCAACATCGCCAGTACTGCCGGCAATGTGCGCCTGGCCGCCGACAACAGCGTGATCAACACCGGCAGCGGCTCGTTCCGCGCATTGTTCCTGGATGCCAGCGGCAGCAACTCCGCGATTCGCGTCGGCACCCAGAGCGGCAACCTGACGCTGGAAGGCAACAGCATCTCCGGTCGTGGCGTCGACCTCGCGCCCTCCGGCAGCGGCGCCGCCATCGAGCTGTCGACCACCACTGGCGACATCCAGATCAACGGCAACAGCACCAGCAGCTTCGGTGGCTACGGCATCTTCCTCAACTCCAGCGGCAGCTCGCAGGGCGTCAGCATCACCACCCAGACCGGCGACATCACCCTGCGTGGTGACAGCGTGGGCACCTCCGACGCCATCGCCCTCGGCGGCAGCGGCCAGGCCTCGACCAACCGCATCGCCTCGCAGGGCGGCAACATCCTGCTCGACGGCCACTTCCACTCGCCTGACACCAGCGAGCTGGATCACGGCATCGCCCTGCTCAGCGTGACCAACATCATCCAGACCACCGGTAATGGCAACGTCACCCTGATCGGCCGCTCGACCGGCTCGGGCGATGGCGTGGACTTCTACAGCAACGGCAACAACCTGCTCAGCGTGGAGAACGGCAAACTCAGCATCACTGGCCAGGCCGACAATGCCAACGGCCTCAGCGTGCTCACCGGGCAAACCGAATTGCGTGCCACCGGCAGCGGCTCGATCAGCCTCGACGGCTATTCGCGAACGGGCAACGGCATCCATTTCTACCCGTCCAGCAATGGCAGCTCGGTGACCATCGCCAGCAACAGCGGTGACATCAGCCTCAACGGTCGCACTGACGGCGGCAGCGAGGCCAGCGGGGTGTTCATACGCAGCGGCTCGAACAGCATCTCGCTGAGTTCGGCCAGTGGTGATATCAAGGTCAGTGGTCGTGGTGAAAATGGCGCCAGTGGCATCACCTTCAACGGCACCAGCAGCGGCAGCAACAGCCTGCTGACCGGCGCTGGCGGCAACCTGACCCTGGAAGCCTTCAGCCGCGGCGGCACGGCGCTGAACTTCGTCAGCGGCAACAACCGCCTTGGCGTCCAGAACGGCATCCTGCTGATCGATGCGCAGGCACCTGGCGGCACCTACATTGCCAACGACAGCGACAACACCAGCATCGGTGCCAGCGGCAGTGGCGCGGTGGTCTATCGCCTCGGCGGACTGATCAATGCCAGCATCCTCGGCAGCGATGGCGAGGCGACGCGTAGACATCTGCAACAGCAGATCGCCGGCAGCGCCTGGAGCCAGGTTCTGTATCCTGACTACCGGCAGACACCGCTGGCACCGCGTATCGACCTGATCGATCTGGATCTGTCGCAGTTGCAGGCAGCGGCACCCAGCGAAAACTGA
- a CDS encoding ShlB/FhaC/HecB family hemolysin secretion/activation protein, with protein sequence MTSTFTSAQVRRVLHPRNLTLLAAAILAAQAQAEPLPSAGTLFDNNRDILRPAERAQDAPRGNVRIEAQDDRSQAANPAEQASAAFRVNAFKLTGNREISESRLLQELAPYAGRELNLAGLREAAGRVTELYRSRGYLVARAYLPAQEISEGVVTIGVQEGRVGTVRAEPEPNVRLRPGMQQSFVDAIPSGSVIREADLERVLLRLSDIAGVSVRAVLQPSREPGASDIVLKLSEMTAWTGRVSFDNHGNYYTGSNRVTSNVSLNDAFGFGESLFFNGQNSFEGLEIRGLGYRQPLGASGVTLGANYAEMEYAIGKSLKTADASGTAIVSSVFLDSSLLRSRDANISFNLAEEHRHFEDEAGAFAVKKSAVFRSATLYGDWRDDWAGSNRWSLAYGIGKLNKDTPLDEALDQLTANAAGRYRKANLAFSRLQELGGGYSLFASLSGQWADKNLDASEKFSLGGPNGVRAYPVGEAAGDEGLLGRLELRKYLGRYYGAIAEATLFADGGRVRVNKNPWDDSENHLTRYGYGVGLNVYHRDLVMNASLAFSPGDDPISDERDNKRFWLSVTGTPQAFAGLAKDVGSREDFRSKTTELVLYGSLGLVPEYIDRRDSSRASPADQSKLATANGRNMSSYWRARDNVSYIGAHAGIPINDDTRFLWQLEYGISVNYTLSGDDSAPLSISPNTRLRNSGVALDDDRFGTLLYGVWDMPLKESTTSLDPFFGKTSAAYYNIIGSPGFNSSLASNVSGPLSQADESVNSDAAFNRRQSGVVAWWSPEWHGLQVKLAYSNNGMRAAEDVDRGYIYGGSVTYKNGGFTAVAAAERHVNYFGIANLGRNARGVGSNTHVTEGTSSNDYSFRFGLGYRFGNTQLSLVADELYYSEDDVINNSVSFSDLSEYRRRAYMLGVSHRIGAWRLRASYARALSGECSMISASGIECDTSGMGARQYALGVGYRFTRNTEVFAHYVLLKNTSLSNYNFAVAGAYAASGYSPGVGTTINAIGTGFNYSF encoded by the coding sequence ATGACTTCGACCTTCACCTCCGCCCAGGTACGCCGGGTGCTGCACCCGCGCAATCTGACCCTGCTGGCCGCGGCGATCCTCGCTGCCCAGGCTCAAGCCGAACCCCTGCCCTCCGCCGGCACGCTGTTCGACAACAACCGCGACATTCTGCGCCCGGCCGAACGCGCCCAGGATGCGCCGCGTGGCAATGTGCGCATCGAAGCTCAGGATGACCGCAGCCAGGCTGCAAACCCGGCCGAGCAGGCCTCTGCCGCCTTTCGCGTGAATGCGTTCAAGCTCACCGGTAACCGTGAGATCAGTGAGTCGCGCCTGCTGCAGGAGCTTGCCCCCTATGCCGGTCGAGAGCTGAATCTCGCCGGCCTGCGTGAGGCGGCTGGGCGCGTCACCGAGCTGTATCGCAGCCGTGGCTATCTGGTCGCCCGCGCCTATCTGCCCGCCCAGGAAATCAGCGAGGGCGTGGTTACCATCGGCGTGCAGGAAGGTCGCGTCGGCACCGTGCGCGCCGAACCCGAGCCCAACGTGCGCCTGCGTCCAGGCATGCAACAGAGCTTTGTCGACGCCATTCCCAGCGGCAGCGTGATCCGCGAGGCCGATCTGGAGCGCGTGCTGCTGCGCCTGTCCGATATCGCCGGGGTTTCGGTGCGCGCCGTGCTGCAACCGTCGCGCGAGCCGGGCGCATCCGACATCGTCCTCAAGCTCAGCGAGATGACTGCCTGGACGGGCCGCGTCAGCTTCGACAACCACGGCAACTACTACACCGGCTCCAACCGGGTCACCAGCAACGTCAGCCTCAACGACGCCTTCGGCTTCGGCGAAAGCCTGTTCTTCAATGGCCAGAACAGTTTCGAAGGCCTGGAGATTCGCGGCCTCGGTTATCGCCAGCCGCTGGGCGCCAGTGGTGTCACCCTGGGCGCCAACTACGCGGAGATGGAATACGCCATCGGCAAGAGCCTGAAGACCGCTGACGCCAGCGGTACCGCCATCGTTTCTTCGGTGTTTCTCGACAGCTCGCTGCTGCGTAGCCGCGATGCCAACATCTCGTTCAACCTGGCCGAAGAGCATCGTCATTTCGAGGACGAAGCCGGCGCCTTCGCGGTGAAGAAATCCGCCGTGTTCCGCAGTGCCACGCTTTATGGCGACTGGCGTGACGACTGGGCCGGCAGCAACCGCTGGAGCCTGGCCTATGGCATCGGCAAGCTGAACAAGGACACCCCGCTCGATGAAGCCCTCGACCAACTGACCGCCAATGCCGCCGGCCGTTATCGCAAGGCCAACCTGGCATTCAGCCGCTTGCAGGAGCTGGGCGGTGGCTACTCACTGTTCGCCTCTCTCAGCGGCCAGTGGGCGGACAAGAACCTCGATGCCTCGGAGAAATTCAGCCTCGGCGGCCCCAATGGCGTGCGCGCCTATCCGGTCGGCGAAGCCGCAGGCGATGAAGGCCTGCTCGGTCGCCTGGAGCTGCGCAAATACCTCGGCCGCTATTATGGTGCCATTGCCGAAGCCACCCTGTTCGCCGATGGCGGCCGGGTGCGGGTGAACAAGAACCCCTGGGACGACAGCGAGAATCACCTGACCCGCTACGGCTACGGTGTGGGCCTGAACGTCTATCACCGCGACCTGGTGATGAATGCCAGCCTGGCCTTCTCGCCAGGCGACGACCCGATCAGCGACGAGCGCGACAACAAGCGCTTCTGGCTATCGGTCACCGGCACACCACAGGCCTTCGCCGGCCTGGCCAAGGACGTCGGCAGCCGCGAGGACTTCCGTAGCAAGACCACCGAGCTGGTGCTATACGGATCGCTCGGCCTGGTGCCGGAATACATCGACCGCCGTGACTCCTCCCGTGCCTCCCCGGCTGACCAGAGCAAGCTGGCCACGGCCAATGGCCGCAACATGTCCAGCTACTGGCGTGCTCGCGACAACGTCTCCTACATCGGTGCCCACGCTGGCATCCCGATCAACGACGACACGCGTTTTCTGTGGCAGCTGGAATACGGCATCTCGGTGAACTACACCCTGAGCGGCGACGACAGCGCTCCGCTGTCGATCTCGCCCAACACGCGCCTACGCAACTCCGGCGTAGCGCTCGATGACGATCGCTTCGGCACCCTGCTCTACGGCGTCTGGGACATGCCGCTGAAGGAGAGCACCACCAGCCTCGACCCGTTCTTCGGCAAGACCAGCGCGGCCTACTACAACATCATCGGCTCGCCCGGTTTCAACAGCAGCCTGGCCAGCAACGTGTCCGGCCCGCTCAGCCAGGCCGACGAAAGCGTCAACTCCGATGCCGCCTTCAACCGTCGCCAGTCCGGCGTGGTCGCCTGGTGGTCACCGGAGTGGCACGGCCTGCAGGTCAAACTGGCTTACTCCAACAACGGCATGCGAGCAGCAGAAGACGTCGACCGGGGCTACATCTACGGTGGCAGCGTCACCTACAAGAACGGCGGCTTCACCGCGGTCGCCGCCGCCGAACGCCACGTCAACTACTTCGGTATCGCCAACCTGGGGCGTAACGCCCGCGGCGTGGGCAGCAACACCCACGTCACCGAGGGCACGTCGTCGAACGACTACAGTTTCCGCTTCGGCCTGGGTTACCGCTTCGGCAACACCCAGCTGTCGCTGGTGGCTGACGAGCTCTACTACTCCGAAGACGACGTGATCAACAACAGCGTCAGCTTCAGCGACCTCTCCGAATACCGCCGCCGCGCCTACATGCTCGGCGTCAGCCACCGCATCGGCGCCTGGCGCCTGCGCGCCAGCTATGCCCGCGCACTGTCTGGCGAGTGTTCGATGATCTCCGCCAGCGGGATCGAGTGCGACACCAGTGGCATGGGTGCGCGCCAGTACGCCCTGGGCGTCGGCTATCGTTTCACCCGCAACACCGAGGTGTTCGCCCACTACGTGCTACTGAAGAACACCTCGCTTTCGAACTACAACTTCGCCGTGGCCGGCGCTTACGCTGCCAGCGGCTACTCGCCAGGAGTAGGCACCACCATCAACGCCATCGGCACCGGCTTCAACTATTCGTTCTGA